A single window of Thalassomonas viridans DNA harbors:
- the coxB gene encoding cytochrome c oxidase subunit II, with product MLSGSAWADSQLNLTQGVTEISRQVYDLHMLVLYICSGIGIAVFAVMFWSMAFHRHSKGVKPATFHESTKVEMLWTAIPILILISMAVPATSTLIEMENNDNAEITVQITGSQWKWHYKYFDQDIEFYSVLSTPREQYENLDGSSAAKGEHYLLEVDKPLVLPINKKVRFLITSDDVIHSWWIPAFAVKQDANPGFINEAWTKVDEPGIYRGQCAELCGKDHGFMPIVVDVRSEADYELWLEEQKMLIAQAAAAEKASLSAEASMDEMMQLGEQLYLANCAACHQVNGAGLPPAFPALKDSPLTTGDINAHIDIVYNGRAGTGMQGYGKQFSLKEIAAVVTYERNAWGNNTGDVVQASHVNAVAGDVSADGGAEPEKAAAASAPAKEEAAPVQAEEDLSKVYSMDELMAMGEKVYNTSCVACHQPTGLGLPPAFPALKGGAITTGDVGAHIDMVLNGSAKNPAMQAFKAQLSKTQIAAVVTYERNAWGNNTGDLVQPADVDAASAK from the coding sequence ATGCTTTCCGGATCGGCATGGGCGGATTCACAGTTAAATCTGACCCAAGGCGTAACAGAAATCAGTAGGCAGGTATATGATCTTCATATGCTGGTGCTCTACATCTGCAGTGGCATAGGCATAGCCGTGTTTGCAGTGATGTTTTGGTCTATGGCGTTCCACCGCCATTCCAAGGGGGTCAAACCCGCAACTTTCCATGAAAGCACCAAGGTAGAGATGCTTTGGACCGCGATACCCATTCTTATCTTGATCTCAATGGCGGTTCCCGCCACCAGTACTTTGATCGAAATGGAAAACAACGATAATGCCGAGATCACGGTGCAGATCACCGGGTCTCAGTGGAAGTGGCATTATAAATATTTTGATCAGGACATAGAATTTTATTCCGTGCTGTCCACACCCAGGGAGCAATACGAAAATCTCGACGGCAGTTCAGCCGCCAAAGGGGAGCATTATCTGCTGGAAGTCGATAAGCCCCTGGTGCTGCCGATAAATAAAAAAGTACGTTTTTTGATCACCTCGGATGATGTGATCCATTCCTGGTGGATCCCTGCCTTTGCGGTAAAACAGGATGCCAACCCGGGTTTTATCAATGAAGCCTGGACCAAGGTAGACGAGCCGGGGATCTACCGCGGCCAGTGCGCCGAGTTATGCGGTAAAGATCACGGCTTTATGCCGATCGTTGTGGATGTCAGATCTGAAGCCGACTATGAGCTCTGGCTGGAAGAGCAGAAAATGCTGATAGCCCAGGCCGCCGCCGCGGAAAAAGCCTCGCTGAGCGCCGAAGCCTCTATGGATGAAATGATGCAGCTGGGTGAGCAGCTTTATCTCGCCAATTGCGCCGCCTGTCACCAGGTCAACGGCGCCGGTTTGCCGCCGGCCTTCCCGGCCCTGAAAGACAGCCCGCTTACCACCGGCGACATTAACGCCCATATAGATATCGTTTATAACGGCCGTGCCGGCACAGGTATGCAGGGTTACGGCAAGCAGTTCAGCCTGAAAGAAATTGCCGCTGTGGTTACCTACGAGCGTAATGCCTGGGGCAATAATACCGGCGATGTGGTGCAGGCGTCCCATGTTAATGCTGTGGCGGGTGATGTCAGTGCCGACGGCGGTGCTGAGCCGGAAAAAGCGGCGGCGGCAAGCGCACCGGCAAAAGAGGAAGCGGCACCTGTTCAGGCAGAAGAAGATCTGAGCAAGGTCTACAGTATGGATGAGCTGATGGCCATGGGGGAGAAAGTCTATAACACCAGCTGTGTCGCCTGTCACCAGCCTACCGGCTTAGGTTTGCCGCCGGCATTTCCTGCCCTTAAAGGCGGCGCGATAACCACAGGGGACGTCGGTGCCCATATAGATATGGTGCTTAACGGCAGTGCCAAGAATCCTGCGATGCAGGCCTTTAAAGCCCAGTTAAGTAAAACACAAATTGCCGCCGTGGTGACTTATGAGAGAAACGCCTGGGGTAACAATACCGGCGATCTGGTTCAACCGGCAGACGTAGACGCTGCAAGTGCGAAGTAG
- the ctaD gene encoding cytochrome c oxidase subunit I produces MTTEVIHDSHQGDDHHDHKMTGLKRWLYTTNHKDIGSMYLWFSFIMLLIGGAMAMMIRAELFQPGLQIIEPDFFNQMTTVHGLIMVFGAIMPAFTGLANWMLPMMIGAPDMALPRLNNWSFWILPFAFSILLASFFMEGGAPNFGWTFYAPLSTTYSNGSTAFFVFAVHIMGISSIMGAINIVVTIMNMRAPGMTYMKMPLFVWTFFITGYLLIAVMPVLAGTVTMVLTDTYFGTTFFDAAGGGDPVMFQHIFWFFGHPEVYIMILPAFGIISTTIPAFSRKKLFGYSSMVYATASIAFLSFIVWAHHMFTTGMPLFGELFFMYCTMLISVPTGVKVFNWAATMWRGAISFETPMLFSVAFVILFTIGGFSGLMLALTPVDFQYHDTYFVVAHFHYVLVTGALFSIYAGVYYWLPKWTGYMYSDALSKWHFWCSLISVNVLFFPMHFLGLAGMPRRIPDYALQFADFNKWVSIGGFAFGLSQLIFLVLLVKCIKGGKKAEAQTWDGAEGLEWTVASPAPYHTFEVPPKIK; encoded by the coding sequence ATGACTACAGAAGTTATACATGATTCGCACCAGGGCGATGACCATCATGATCACAAAATGACCGGGCTTAAGCGCTGGTTATACACTACCAACCATAAAGATATCGGCTCCATGTATTTATGGTTCTCCTTTATCATGTTGCTGATCGGCGGCGCCATGGCCATGATGATCCGGGCGGAATTGTTCCAGCCGGGATTGCAGATAATTGAGCCGGACTTTTTTAACCAGATGACGACCGTCCATGGCCTGATCATGGTGTTCGGCGCCATCATGCCCGCTTTTACCGGGTTGGCCAACTGGATGCTGCCCATGATGATAGGGGCGCCGGATATGGCGCTGCCCAGGCTCAACAACTGGAGTTTCTGGATCTTGCCCTTTGCGTTTAGCATACTGCTGGCCTCCTTTTTTATGGAGGGCGGGGCGCCTAACTTTGGCTGGACCTTCTATGCGCCGCTGTCCACCACCTACAGCAACGGCAGTACCGCCTTCTTTGTTTTTGCCGTGCATATTATGGGGATCTCTTCCATTATGGGGGCGATCAATATAGTTGTGACCATCATGAATATGCGCGCCCCGGGTATGACCTATATGAAGATGCCGCTGTTTGTCTGGACTTTCTTTATTACCGGTTACCTGCTGATTGCCGTGATGCCGGTGCTGGCAGGCACGGTAACTATGGTATTGACGGATACCTATTTCGGCACCACCTTCTTTGATGCCGCAGGCGGCGGCGATCCTGTGATGTTCCAGCATATTTTCTGGTTCTTCGGTCATCCGGAAGTGTATATCATGATCTTGCCGGCGTTCGGCATCATCTCCACCACTATTCCGGCTTTTTCCCGGAAAAAGCTGTTCGGTTACAGTTCCATGGTATACGCCACGGCGTCGATTGCCTTCCTGTCTTTTATCGTCTGGGCGCACCATATGTTTACCACCGGCATGCCGCTGTTCGGCGAGCTGTTCTTTATGTACTGTACCATGCTGATTTCCGTGCCTACCGGGGTTAAGGTCTTTAACTGGGCCGCCACCATGTGGCGCGGCGCCATCAGTTTTGAAACCCCTATGCTGTTTTCGGTGGCTTTCGTGATTCTGTTTACTATCGGCGGCTTCTCCGGCCTGATGCTGGCGTTAACCCCGGTGGACTTCCAGTATCACGATACCTACTTTGTGGTGGCCCACTTCCATTATGTGCTGGTTACCGGCGCCCTGTTCTCTATCTATGCCGGCGTCTATTACTGGCTGCCGAAATGGACGGGTTATATGTACAGCGATGCCTTAAGTAAATGGCATTTCTGGTGCTCGCTGATTTCGGTGAATGTGCTTTTCTTCCCGATGCACTTTTTAGGGCTGGCGGGTATGCCGCGCCGTATTCCCGATTATGCCCTGCAGTTTGCCGACTTCAATAAATGGGTCAGTATCGGCGGTTTTGCCTTTGGCTTGTCTCAGCTGATCTTCCTGGTGCTGCTGGTCAAGTGCATTAAAGGCGGCAAAAAAGCCGAAGCGCAAACCTGGGACGGGGCGGAAGGCCTGGAATGGACGGTTGCCAGCCCGGCGCCTTACCATACCTTTGAAGTACCACCAAAAATTAAATAG
- a CDS encoding cytochrome c oxidase assembly protein, which produces MDKAPEQTQQRRQQQAIKKTISKLVVLVFAMFGFGFALVPLYDVFCDITGLNGKTSTEAASAKVTGVDSERTVTVQFISRTAQGIPWKFEPMINEVQVHPGEMKFVKFYAKNQSVRDIVGQAVPSVSPGKAANYFQKIECFCFNHQPLKANEEVEMALQFYVDEELPEDVSTLTLSYTLYDVTEKSDS; this is translated from the coding sequence ATGGATAAAGCACCTGAGCAAACGCAGCAACGCAGACAACAACAGGCGATCAAGAAAACCATTTCCAAACTCGTGGTACTGGTGTTTGCCATGTTCGGTTTCGGTTTTGCCCTGGTGCCTTTATACGATGTGTTTTGCGATATTACCGGCCTTAATGGCAAGACTTCGACCGAAGCAGCAAGCGCCAAAGTGACCGGTGTCGATAGCGAACGTACCGTGACCGTACAATTTATCAGCCGAACCGCCCAGGGCATTCCCTGGAAGTTCGAACCTATGATAAATGAAGTGCAAGTACATCCCGGTGAAATGAAATTTGTTAAGTTTTACGCAAAAAATCAGTCGGTGCGTGACATAGTCGGCCAGGCGGTGCCTTCGGTATCGCCGGGCAAGGCGGCCAATTATTTTCAAAAAATAGAATGTTTCTGTTTTAACCACCAGCCGCTTAAGGCCAATGAAGAGGTGGAAATGGCGTTGCAGTTTTATGTTGATGAAGAATTACCCGAAGACGTATCAACATTAACCCTTTCCTACACCTTATATGATGTCACGGAAAAGTCTGATTCATAA
- a CDS encoding cytochrome c oxidase subunit 3 gives MTTKEYETYYVPAQSHWPIVGAIALFLIAVGAGEYVSNLKSEEAGFGGYVLLAGIALVIYMMFGWFNNVITESMSGKYSHQMDGSFRQGMSWFIFSEVMFFAAFFGALLYARVFSVPWLDGAGNNFMTGEVLWPEFTATWPLVKTPDGTETTGMGWYGLPLLNTILLLTSSITAHLAHVALEEGKRPMVKFWLGLTILLGVTFLYFQVMEYAHGYSDEMKLYLDSGIYGSTFYMLTGFHGMHVTLGTIMLFVVFLRVLKGHFTPDNFFAFQAASWYWHFVDVVWVILFVFVYII, from the coding sequence ATGACAACTAAAGAGTATGAAACTTATTATGTTCCGGCCCAGAGCCACTGGCCGATTGTCGGGGCAATCGCGTTATTTTTAATCGCCGTCGGGGCGGGGGAATATGTCTCCAACCTGAAAAGCGAAGAGGCCGGCTTTGGCGGCTATGTGCTGCTGGCGGGCATCGCCTTAGTGATCTATATGATGTTCGGCTGGTTTAACAATGTGATCACCGAGTCCATGTCCGGCAAATACAGCCACCAGATGGACGGCTCTTTCCGCCAGGGCATGAGCTGGTTTATTTTTTCCGAGGTGATGTTTTTTGCCGCCTTCTTCGGCGCCCTGTTATACGCCCGGGTCTTTTCCGTGCCCTGGCTCGACGGCGCCGGCAATAACTTTATGACCGGGGAAGTCCTGTGGCCGGAATTTACCGCCACCTGGCCTCTGGTGAAAACCCCGGACGGCACCGAAACCACAGGCATGGGCTGGTACGGTCTGCCCCTGCTGAATACCATTTTGCTGCTGACCTCGTCCATCACCGCCCATCTGGCCCACGTCGCCCTGGAAGAAGGCAAGCGGCCTATGGTGAAATTCTGGCTCGGACTGACCATTTTACTCGGGGTGACCTTTTTATACTTCCAGGTGATGGAATACGCCCACGGCTATTCCGATGAAATGAAGTTATACCTGGACAGCGGCATTTACGGCAGCACCTTTTATATGCTGACGGGCTTTCACGGCATGCACGTGACCTTAGGCACCATAATGCTGTTTGTGGTGTTTTTAAGGGTGTTAAAAGGGCACTTCACCCCGGATAACTTCTTTGCCTTCCAGGCGGCAAGCTGGTACTGGCATTTCGTTGATGTCGTCTGGGTGATCCTGTTTGTGTTTGTTTATATCATTTAG
- a CDS encoding DUF2909 domain-containing protein, producing MYIKIIAIALLAFMVYNLFQALFIMNKNDPEKPSMSKFIGRRVMASVVLVLLLLLALLTGIITPNPRPF from the coding sequence ATGTATATTAAAATCATCGCGATAGCTTTACTTGCCTTTATGGTTTACAACTTATTTCAGGCGCTGTTTATCATGAATAAAAACGATCCTGAAAAACCTTCGATGTCGAAATTTATCGGCCGCCGGGTCATGGCTTCCGTGGTGCTGGTGCTCCTGTTACTGCTGGCTTTATTAACCGGTATTATTACCCCGAACCCGCGCCCTTTTTAG
- a CDS encoding SURF1 family protein yields MTFFPPKFSLHKKSPVFWFWLLFTLLVFSSLIKLGLWQSQRAEEKDQRLARISEYKLQQARPLTRVLALEQQGLDINDMPVSLQGKFAENVLFFLDNQLDRGRPGYRVYQVLQLERDAVLVNLGWVPGSVNRSLLPQIAPVTGAHNLRGNIRKLEPGVMLKQQDLPPGPLAANAWPLRVQQIEPEKFSPLIARRLLPFVVYLDKNEALGYKKNWQAVVMPPEKHRAYAFQWFSLATAFLVLMIWASRHHNKQSQVNNKVQGH; encoded by the coding sequence ATGACGTTTTTCCCGCCTAAGTTTTCACTTCATAAAAAATCACCGGTTTTTTGGTTCTGGTTGCTCTTTACCTTGCTGGTATTTTCATCATTAATCAAGCTTGGTTTATGGCAATCCCAGCGGGCGGAAGAAAAAGATCAGAGGCTGGCGCGTATTTCCGAATACAAGTTACAGCAGGCCCGGCCCCTGACCCGGGTATTGGCGCTTGAGCAGCAGGGGCTGGATATCAATGATATGCCGGTATCGCTTCAGGGGAAATTTGCGGAAAATGTCCTGTTTTTTCTTGATAACCAGCTGGACCGGGGACGCCCGGGTTACCGGGTATACCAGGTATTGCAGCTGGAGCGGGATGCCGTGCTGGTGAACCTGGGCTGGGTGCCGGGGTCGGTAAACCGCAGCTTACTGCCGCAGATCGCGCCGGTGACCGGTGCCCATAACCTGAGGGGCAATATCCGTAAGCTTGAACCCGGGGTGATGTTGAAGCAGCAGGATTTGCCGCCGGGGCCGCTGGCGGCAAATGCATGGCCGCTGCGGGTACAACAGATAGAGCCGGAGAAATTTTCGCCGTTAATTGCCCGCCGGCTATTGCCCTTTGTGGTTTACTTAGATAAAAATGAAGCTCTAGGATATAAAAAAAACTGGCAAGCGGTTGTTATGCCGCCGGAAAAGCACAGGGCTTATGCCTTTCAATGGTTCAGCCTGGCAACGGCTTTTCTGGTGTTAATGATATGGGCAAGTCGCCATCATAACAAACAAAGCCAAGTGAATAACAAGGTACAGGGACATTAG
- a CDS encoding COX15/CtaA family protein, with the protein MRNLVLISILLALVVVSLGAYTRLTHAGLGCPDWPGCYGFIDVPQTSEQIRQAELAFPERPVEPEKAWNEMIHRYFAGTLGLLILAICLLSVRHRRLGIPVYLPLALLVLVIFQAALGMWTVTMKLMPVVVMGHLLGGIATLCLLFLLYLRLKPYRIPSGDWPIKKYWSYGLLGVVILTVQIALGGWTSSNYAALVCTELPICQDGWQQRLTFEDSFDLVPPKRDTYEFGHLDHNERLTIHVMHRFGAIVTALYLAWLALVIYRKARSQFFKKTALALGGVLICQLGLGVSNIWFSLPLSIAVSHNVVAACLMLMLITLTYSLKRKI; encoded by the coding sequence ATCAGAAACCTGGTGCTGATCAGCATTTTACTGGCTCTTGTGGTGGTGAGTCTGGGGGCCTATACCCGGCTGACCCATGCCGGCCTGGGCTGTCCGGACTGGCCCGGCTGTTACGGTTTTATCGATGTGCCGCAAACCAGTGAGCAGATCCGCCAGGCGGAGCTGGCCTTTCCCGAGCGCCCGGTGGAGCCGGAAAAAGCCTGGAACGAGATGATCCACCGCTATTTTGCCGGCACCCTGGGACTGCTTATTCTGGCGATATGCCTGTTGTCGGTCCGGCACAGGCGTTTGGGCATACCCGTTTATTTGCCCCTGGCGCTGCTGGTCCTGGTGATCTTCCAGGCCGCCCTGGGCATGTGGACGGTAACCATGAAACTCATGCCCGTGGTGGTGATGGGGCATCTGCTTGGCGGCATTGCGACCTTATGCTTGTTATTTTTGCTCTACCTGAGGCTGAAACCTTACCGTATTCCCAGCGGCGACTGGCCCATCAAGAAATACTGGTCTTACGGCCTGCTGGGGGTGGTGATCTTAACGGTGCAGATTGCCCTTGGCGGCTGGACCTCGTCTAACTACGCCGCCCTGGTGTGTACCGAACTGCCCATTTGCCAGGATGGCTGGCAGCAGAGGTTAACTTTTGAAGACTCTTTTGATCTTGTGCCTCCCAAGCGGGACACCTATGAGTTCGGCCACCTGGATCATAACGAAAGGCTGACCATACATGTGATGCACCGTTTCGGCGCTATCGTCACCGCCCTTTATCTGGCCTGGCTGGCGCTGGTGATCTACCGTAAAGCCCGGTCCCAGTTCTTTAAAAAAACCGCCCTGGCCCTGGGAGGCGTCTTGATATGCCAGCTGGGGCTGGGGGTGAGTAATATCTGGTTCTCTTTACCTTTAAGCATAGCGGTGAGCCATAACGTGGTGGCCGCCTGCCTGATGCTGATGTTGATCACTTTAACCTATAGTTTGAAACGCAAAATATGA
- the cyoE gene encoding heme o synthase: MSKTTSVDLKAPSAEKALWQDYYEITKPKVVALLVLTALVGMSLSVPGAIPWQLLLPAMAGIALLSSAAAAINHIVDEKIDSVMGRTHNRPMPNGRISQRNAIIFATVLAVLGFVILYWLVNPLTAYLTAAGLVGYGFVYTMYLKRATPQNITIGGLAGAIPPLLGWTAMTNEIHPNALLLVLLIFTWTPPHFWALAIHRKNDYAKVNIPMLPVTHGVSFTKTQILLYTVLLFVVGLLPYLVGMSNWLYLIGAIVLNFIFFIYAWKLKFHADANTAMDTFKFSIIHLMLLFVILLLDHYLLPVA, translated from the coding sequence ATGTCAAAAACCACCAGTGTTGATCTAAAAGCGCCGTCTGCCGAAAAAGCCCTCTGGCAGGATTATTATGAAATTACCAAGCCCAAGGTGGTGGCGCTTTTGGTGCTCACCGCCCTGGTGGGCATGAGTTTATCCGTGCCCGGGGCCATTCCCTGGCAGTTGTTGCTGCCGGCGATGGCGGGCATCGCCCTGCTTTCTTCTGCGGCGGCGGCAATCAACCATATTGTTGATGAAAAAATTGACAGTGTGATGGGCCGCACCCATAACCGGCCTATGCCCAATGGCCGCATCAGCCAGCGCAACGCCATTATTTTTGCCACTGTATTGGCGGTGCTGGGGTTTGTGATCTTGTACTGGCTGGTTAATCCGCTTACCGCTTACCTGACCGCCGCCGGCCTGGTGGGCTATGGTTTTGTTTATACTATGTATCTGAAGCGGGCGACACCGCAAAACATTACCATAGGCGGCCTGGCGGGGGCGATTCCGCCGCTGCTGGGCTGGACCGCCATGACCAATGAAATTCACCCCAATGCCCTGTTGCTGGTGCTGCTGATTTTTACCTGGACGCCGCCGCATTTCTGGGCGCTGGCCATCCACAGGAAAAACGATTATGCCAAGGTCAATATTCCCATGCTGCCGGTGACCCACGGGGTCAGTTTTACCAAGACGCAAATTTTGCTCTATACCGTGCTGCTGTTTGTGGTGGGCCTGCTGCCCTATCTGGTGGGCATGAGTAACTGGCTGTATCTGATCGGGGCTATCGTGTTAAACTTTATCTTCTTTATTTATGCCTGGAAACTAAAGTTTCATGCCGATGCCAATACCGCCATGGATACCTTTAAGTTTTCCATTATCCATTTGATGTTGTTGTTTGTGATCTTATTGTTGGATCATTACTTATTACCTGTGGCTTAA
- a CDS encoding SCO family protein, with the protein MNKMLYGLVALFALGGGLLLFYQVAHSAPPEHALYYQQPRQVNAFELTDHKGEVFDNQDLVGKWSWVFFGYTSCPDVCPTTLQELNFVYPELKAISEDSQILLVSVDPARDSQERLAQYIAYFNPEFKALRGGHGVLFPFARNLGLMYAISGMGEEDEGDEENENYLVDHSASLVLINPDGNISAIFKPEHEIGQPPGVNGEVLVEDFARIVKLF; encoded by the coding sequence ATGAATAAAATGCTCTATGGCCTGGTTGCTCTGTTTGCCCTCGGCGGCGGATTGTTACTCTTTTACCAGGTGGCCCACTCGGCGCCGCCGGAACATGCCTTGTACTACCAGCAGCCGAGGCAAGTGAATGCCTTCGAGCTCACCGACCATAAGGGTGAGGTTTTTGATAACCAGGATTTAGTCGGCAAGTGGTCCTGGGTGTTTTTTGGTTATACTTCCTGCCCCGATGTCTGCCCGACGACCCTGCAGGAGCTGAACTTTGTTTATCCGGAACTTAAGGCCATCAGCGAAGACAGCCAGATCCTGCTGGTGTCCGTGGATCCCGCCCGCGACAGCCAGGAAAGGCTGGCGCAGTACATAGCTTATTTCAATCCGGAATTTAAGGCGTTAAGGGGCGGCCACGGCGTGCTCTTTCCCTTTGCCCGTAACCTGGGGCTGATGTATGCCATCAGCGGCATGGGGGAAGAAGACGAGGGAGACGAAGAAAACGAAAACTACCTGGTGGATCACAGCGCTTCCCTGGTGCTGATCAATCCCGACGGCAATATCAGCGCCATCTTTAAACCCGAGCATGAAATCGGCCAGCCTCCCGGCGTAAACGGCGAGGTGCTGGTGGAGGATTTTGCCCGGATAGTAAAGCTGTTCTAG
- a CDS encoding polysaccharide deacetylase family protein: protein MKLLLLILLCSIYPTKALSAVILQYHHVNDNTPASTSISPDQFKKHLEYLKAQQFKVVPLSDVMNSIKKQQPIADKTVVITFDDAYLDIFTQARPLLEQYDYPYTVFINPAQIDKGHSNYLSWQQIKTMADSGVIIANHGLEHDSAARKADKVSDEQWLLSYSYNIIEAEQIIKEKTGQNWQYFSYPYGEYSPAIQQWLRDNDYIGFSQQSGAVGLATDLTSVPRFPASRPYDKLSSLRDKLYSLPFSISLPDNRRNTIVNNQQTPDLDFKVIVHDFHPEKLSCYVSGLGRQQVIWQNESRFTIELEKALSPGRQRTNCTAPSISKPGRFYWYSRPWFILDKDNRWYPL, encoded by the coding sequence ATGAAACTTCTCCTGCTGATTTTGCTGTGCAGCATTTACCCGACCAAGGCGCTGAGTGCAGTGATCCTACAATATCATCATGTCAATGATAATACTCCCGCCAGCACCAGTATTTCCCCCGATCAGTTTAAGAAACACCTGGAATACCTGAAAGCGCAGCAATTTAAGGTGGTGCCATTATCGGATGTGATGAACTCCATTAAAAAGCAACAACCGATAGCGGATAAAACCGTGGTTATCACCTTTGACGACGCCTATCTCGATATTTTTACCCAGGCCAGGCCCTTGCTGGAGCAATATGACTACCCTTATACCGTGTTTATCAACCCGGCGCAGATAGATAAAGGCCACAGCAACTATTTAAGCTGGCAGCAGATAAAAACCATGGCCGACAGCGGGGTGATCATAGCCAACCACGGCTTAGAACATGACTCCGCCGCCCGCAAGGCGGATAAGGTCTCGGATGAGCAATGGCTGCTCAGCTACAGTTATAACATCATAGAGGCAGAGCAGATCATCAAGGAAAAAACCGGGCAAAACTGGCAATATTTCTCCTACCCTTACGGCGAATACTCCCCGGCAATCCAGCAATGGCTCAGGGACAATGACTATATCGGCTTCTCCCAGCAATCCGGCGCCGTCGGTTTAGCCACAGATTTAACCAGTGTGCCCCGCTTTCCGGCTTCCCGTCCCTATGACAAGCTCAGCAGCCTGCGCGATAAGCTTTATTCCCTGCCGTTTAGCATCAGCCTGCCGGATAACCGGAGGAACACTATTGTCAATAATCAGCAGACGCCGGATCTGGATTTTAAGGTGATAGTACACGATTTTCACCCGGAAAAGCTCAGCTGTTATGTTTCCGGGCTGGGACGCCAGCAGGTAATTTGGCAAAATGAAAGCCGCTTTACCATCGAACTGGAAAAGGCTTTATCCCCCGGGCGCCAGCGAACCAACTGCACCGCCCCCAGTATCAGCAAACCCGGCAGGTTTTACTGGTATTCCCGGCCCTGGTTTATTCTCGATAAAGACAACCGCTGGTATCCGTTATAG
- a CDS encoding MATE family efflux transporter produces MILSNITVPLLGLVDTAVIGHLEQAYFLGGSTVGAMLITAITWLCGFLRMSTTGLSAQAYGACDKQQGLIILMRGLLVALLIAAIMLLLQGLYLDIGLSLAGGSEQVQYYARQYAEIRIWGLPAALANLVILGWLLGNHQAKTVMVLLIITNLINLVLDLVFVLGLGWQVRGVALATLVAEYSGLILGLVVITRSKIRELKLLLQDKLWFSLLTRRAALMEYFKLNRDILIRTLCLELCFIFMTFQGARLGDDIVAANAILMNFLLLISFGLDGIANAAEVMVGRAKGAGDGKKLKLVVNISLVWSALFALVYSLAFAAGGPFFITLISDIPSVVAEAGVYFSWIIFLPLLSCWCYLYDGVYIGLMQAKAMRNSMLLATFACFFPMWWLLQDYGNHGLWAAFSVFMLMRGVSLAWHFHIAGAGKIIPGKAEQKG; encoded by the coding sequence ATGATTCTGTCGAATATTACCGTGCCGCTGCTGGGGCTGGTGGACACGGCTGTGATTGGCCACCTGGAGCAGGCTTATTTTCTTGGCGGCAGCACTGTGGGGGCCATGCTGATCACCGCCATTACCTGGCTGTGCGGTTTTTTGCGTATGTCCACTACCGGTTTGTCAGCCCAGGCGTACGGTGCTTGCGACAAGCAGCAGGGGCTGATTATTTTAATGCGCGGCTTGCTGGTGGCCCTGCTGATCGCCGCTATAATGCTGCTTTTGCAGGGCTTGTATCTGGATATCGGCCTGTCCCTGGCCGGGGGCTCGGAGCAAGTGCAGTATTATGCCCGGCAATACGCTGAAATCCGCATCTGGGGCCTGCCGGCGGCTTTGGCAAACCTGGTGATTTTAGGCTGGCTGCTGGGAAACCACCAGGCAAAAACCGTTATGGTGCTGCTGATCATCACCAACCTGATCAATTTGGTGCTGGATCTGGTGTTTGTGCTGGGGTTGGGCTGGCAGGTACGGGGTGTGGCGCTGGCAACCCTGGTGGCGGAATATTCCGGCCTGATCTTAGGGCTGGTGGTGATCACACGCAGCAAAATCCGGGAATTAAAGCTGTTGTTGCAGGATAAGCTCTGGTTTAGCCTGCTGACCAGACGTGCAGCCTTGATGGAATACTTCAAGCTTAACCGGGATATATTGATCCGCACCCTGTGCCTGGAGCTTTGCTTTATTTTTATGACCTTTCAGGGGGCGCGCCTGGGGGATGATATTGTCGCCGCCAATGCCATCCTAATGAATTTTCTCCTGCTGATCTCTTTTGGCCTGGACGGTATTGCCAATGCCGCCGAAGTCATGGTGGGGCGGGCCAAAGGCGCCGGCGACGGGAAAAAGCTTAAGCTGGTGGTGAATATCTCCCTGGTGTGGAGCGCTTTATTCGCGCTTGTGTATAGCCTTGCGTTTGCGGCCGGGGGACCATTCTTTATTACCCTGATTTCGGATATACCTTCCGTGGTGGCGGAAGCCGGGGTTTATTTTAGCTGGATTATCTTCCTGCCCCTGCTTAGCTGCTGGTGTTATCTGTACGACGGCGTCTATATAGGTTTAATGCAGGCCAAAGCCATGCGCAACAGCATGCTGCTTGCCACTTTTGCCTGCTTCTTTCCCATGTGGTGGCTGTTGCAGGATTACGGCAATCACGGCTTGTGGGCGGCATTTTCTGTGTTTATGCTGATGCGCGGAGTAAGCCTGGCCTGGCATTTTCATATTGCCGGGGCGGGCAAAATTATTCCGGGGAAAGCGGAACAAAAAGGATAA